A stretch of the Streptomyces sp. NBC_00078 genome encodes the following:
- a CDS encoding helix-turn-helix transcriptional regulator: MSDAALWTALADPHRRAIVALLLERPRPVGEIVEACGLSQPNTSKHLKVLREAGLVRVRQDAQRRVYALDPAPIAELDRWLAPYRALWNRSLDLLGRRLDETATDDPEETTPKD; this comes from the coding sequence ATGTCCGACGCCGCGCTCTGGACGGCCCTCGCCGATCCCCACCGGCGGGCCATCGTCGCCCTGCTCCTGGAGCGGCCGCGGCCCGTTGGCGAGATCGTGGAGGCATGCGGCCTGAGTCAGCCGAACACCTCCAAGCACCTGAAGGTGCTGCGGGAGGCAGGCCTGGTGCGGGTACGGCAGGACGCGCAGCGTCGCGTCTACGCCCTCGACCCGGCCCCGATCGCCGAGCTCGACAGATGGCTGGCGCCTTACCGGGCGCTGTGGAACCGCAGCCTGGACCTGCTGGGCCGACGCCTCGACGAGACGGCGACGGACGATCCCGAGGAAACCACCCCGAAGGACTGA
- a CDS encoding S1 family peptidase: MSHKRIPKRKAAIAAGSVVALGAAAILLPHANASQDGSSADAAPKTLKATDASDLASQLQDMLGQAFAGSYYDSGKQQLVVNVISGDKNVIVQAKKAGAKVREVGNSLAALKAGARTLKAKATIPGTAWAVDPKTNKLAVTADSSVTGAKWDRLTSTVKSLGADMATVKKSSGTFKTLVSGGDAIFAQAEGGTVRCSLGFNVTASDGSPAFLTAGHCGVAAKAWSDSETGQPVATVDQATFPGNDFSLVKYDDPATQTASEVNTGEGQAVQITQAADATVGEQVFRMGSTTGLHNGSVTGLDATVNFQSETDPGGVDTVNGLIQTDVCAEAGDSGGSLFTQDGGAVGLTSGGSGDCTNGGETFFQPVTAALQATGATLGDGGAGAGAGDQAGTADPSASAGDQAGGGDAVGGGDQAGTADPSATAGDQSGAGDQSGVGAGDQSGIGDQSGAGAGAGDQSGVGAGDQSGTGAGDGSSRTETH, translated from the coding sequence TTGAGTCACAAGCGAATTCCGAAGCGCAAGGCCGCGATCGCGGCAGGCAGCGTCGTGGCGCTCGGCGCAGCCGCAATCCTGCTGCCGCACGCCAACGCGTCGCAGGACGGCTCGTCGGCCGATGCCGCCCCCAAGACCCTGAAGGCTACCGACGCATCGGATCTCGCCTCGCAGCTTCAGGACATGCTCGGTCAGGCCTTCGCCGGGTCGTACTACGACTCCGGCAAGCAGCAGCTGGTCGTCAACGTCATATCCGGCGACAAGAACGTGATCGTCCAGGCGAAGAAGGCGGGCGCCAAGGTCCGCGAGGTCGGCAACAGCCTCGCCGCGCTGAAGGCGGGCGCACGGACCCTGAAGGCGAAGGCGACCATCCCGGGCACGGCCTGGGCGGTCGACCCGAAGACCAACAAGCTCGCCGTCACCGCCGACAGCAGCGTGACCGGCGCCAAGTGGGACAGACTGACGTCGACGGTCAAGAGCCTCGGCGCCGACATGGCGACCGTGAAGAAGTCCTCCGGCACCTTCAAGACGCTCGTGTCGGGCGGCGACGCCATCTTCGCGCAGGCGGAGGGCGGCACCGTGCGCTGCTCCCTCGGCTTCAACGTGACGGCCAGCGACGGCAGCCCGGCCTTCCTGACCGCCGGCCACTGCGGTGTGGCCGCCAAGGCGTGGTCCGACTCCGAGACCGGGCAGCCCGTCGCCACGGTCGACCAGGCCACCTTCCCCGGCAACGACTTCTCGCTGGTGAAGTACGACGACCCGGCCACCCAGACGGCGAGCGAGGTCAACACCGGCGAGGGCCAGGCCGTCCAGATCACCCAGGCCGCCGACGCCACCGTCGGTGAGCAGGTCTTCCGGATGGGCAGCACCACCGGTCTGCACAACGGCTCGGTCACCGGCCTCGACGCCACCGTGAACTTCCAGAGCGAGACCGATCCGGGTGGCGTCGACACCGTGAACGGTCTCATCCAGACCGACGTCTGCGCCGAGGCCGGCGACAGCGGTGGCTCCCTGTTCACCCAGGATGGCGGCGCGGTCGGTCTGACCTCCGGCGGCAGCGGTGACTGCACCAACGGTGGCGAGACCTTCTTCCAGCCGGTCACCGCCGCCCTCCAGGCCACGGGCGCGACGCTCGGCGACGGCGGCGCGGGTGCGGGTGCGGGCGACCAGGCCGGTACCGCCGACCCGTCCGCTTCCGCGGGCGACCAGGCGGGCGGCGGCGACGCCGTCGGTGGCGGCGACCAGGCCGGCACCGCGGACCCGTCCGCGACGGCCGGCGACCAGTCAGGGGCCGGTGATCAGTCCGGCGTCGGTGCCGGCGACCAGTCAGGGATCGGTGATCAGTCCGGGGCCGGTGCCGGTGCCGGCGACCAGAGCGGCGTCGGTGCCGGCGACCAGTCCGGTACCGGTGCGGGCGACGGTTCGTCCCGGACCGAGACCCACTGA
- a CDS encoding NHLP bacteriocin export ABC transporter permease/ATPase subunit: MTTAHEGDLVLGALGSMGTLVDCSGLTRLDLEGPQVLWLVAAGSLDLFAVDAGQQGHWHHLGRLDAGSLILGPVPGPQHTLVARPLRDCVVHRIGLRELYQTADTQTWSYDEYGNPQYVPPTTSPLEYALALGVGRSLSVLFQAPMATERAAEVTDDDVFWMQVPPGSVQYGSLYGAEAAADLLMDPAVWQSMVDQQYRLLTTLDRWIEQLERSHETRTAAGIKAGEAVRAQADQTLLASIGKSSGKRTTAADADASYAACKLVAEAAGIQLAEPAQSGTESERLDPVELVAIASRVRTRAVRLDGRWWRDNVGPLVGHRALSGAPVALLWRRGGYVAVHPSTGRETPIEKANAEEFEARAVMFYRPLPERTLSPLRLLRFSMRGTGGDLTSLLISGLVTVAIGALVPIATGKVLGEFVPRAQTGLIVQVCLAVMLTSVVAAAFMLLENLTILRMEGRIEATLQPAVWDRLLRLPTKFFTERSTGELASAAMGISSIRRLMAGVGPVVAQSVTVGAMNLGLLFWYSPMMALAAIGMLVVIAGAFLGLGLWQVRWQRKLVVLNNKLNNQAFQTLRGLPKLRVAAAENYAYAAWASEFARSRELQQKVGRIKNLTTVMGAVYLPLCTLLMFMLLAGPARGVMSAAAFLTFNTSVTMLLTSVTQLTGAFVSAVAALPLFEEIKPVLEATPEVRTASTRPGPLSGAIEARRLSFRYSDDGPLALDDVSFAIRPGEFVAIVGPSGCGKSTLLRLLIGFDKPVSGSVLYDGQDLGALDQSAVRRQCGVVLQHAQPFTGSILDVICGTEPYTPEEAMAAAGMAGLAEDIKRMPMGLHTIVSGSGAVSGGQRQRLMIAQALIRRPRILFFDEATSALDNETQRTVIESTKALNATRIVIAHRLSTVLDADRVIVMEDGKVAQQGPPAQLLADTSGRLHELVRRQMA; this comes from the coding sequence ATGACGACCGCACACGAGGGCGACCTCGTTCTCGGCGCCCTCGGCTCCATGGGCACACTGGTGGACTGCTCGGGCCTGACCCGGCTCGACCTCGAAGGCCCGCAGGTGCTGTGGCTGGTCGCGGCCGGCAGCCTGGACCTGTTCGCGGTGGACGCCGGACAGCAGGGTCACTGGCACCACCTCGGCCGCCTGGACGCGGGCTCGCTGATCCTCGGCCCGGTCCCGGGACCGCAGCACACCCTGGTCGCCCGCCCGTTGCGCGACTGCGTGGTGCACCGCATCGGGCTGCGCGAGCTGTACCAGACGGCCGACACCCAGACCTGGTCCTACGACGAGTACGGCAACCCCCAGTACGTACCGCCGACGACGAGCCCGCTGGAGTACGCCCTCGCCCTCGGTGTCGGCCGCAGCCTGTCCGTCCTCTTCCAGGCGCCGATGGCGACCGAGCGAGCCGCCGAGGTCACCGACGACGACGTCTTCTGGATGCAGGTGCCGCCGGGCAGCGTGCAGTACGGCTCGCTCTACGGCGCCGAGGCGGCCGCCGACCTGCTGATGGACCCGGCGGTCTGGCAGAGCATGGTCGACCAGCAGTACCGGCTGCTGACCACACTGGACCGCTGGATCGAGCAGCTGGAGCGCTCGCACGAGACGCGGACGGCTGCCGGCATCAAGGCGGGTGAGGCGGTCCGCGCCCAGGCCGATCAGACGCTGCTCGCCTCCATCGGCAAGTCCTCGGGCAAGCGCACCACGGCCGCCGACGCCGACGCCTCGTACGCGGCGTGCAAGCTGGTCGCCGAGGCGGCCGGGATCCAGCTCGCCGAGCCCGCGCAGAGCGGGACGGAGAGCGAACGGCTCGACCCGGTGGAGCTCGTGGCCATCGCCTCCCGTGTCCGCACCCGGGCCGTGCGTCTGGACGGCCGCTGGTGGCGGGACAACGTCGGTCCACTGGTGGGCCACCGGGCCCTGTCCGGTGCGCCGGTGGCCCTGCTGTGGCGGCGCGGCGGTTATGTGGCCGTGCATCCGTCGACGGGCCGCGAGACACCGATCGAGAAGGCCAACGCGGAGGAGTTCGAGGCGCGTGCGGTGATGTTCTACCGTCCGCTGCCCGAACGGACCCTCAGCCCGCTGCGGCTGCTGCGGTTCAGCATGCGCGGCACCGGCGGCGATCTCACGAGTCTGCTGATCAGCGGTCTGGTGACGGTGGCGATCGGGGCGCTGGTGCCCATCGCGACCGGCAAGGTGCTGGGTGAGTTCGTCCCGAGGGCACAGACGGGACTGATCGTCCAGGTCTGTCTGGCCGTGATGCTCACCAGCGTCGTGGCTGCGGCCTTCATGCTGCTGGAGAACCTCACCATCCTCCGTATGGAGGGCCGTATCGAGGCCACGCTCCAACCGGCCGTCTGGGACCGGCTGCTGAGACTCCCGACGAAGTTCTTCACCGAGCGATCGACCGGCGAGCTGGCCAGCGCGGCGATGGGCATCAGCTCGATCCGCCGTCTGATGGCGGGAGTCGGGCCCGTGGTCGCCCAGTCGGTGACCGTCGGCGCGATGAACCTGGGGCTGCTGTTCTGGTACAGCCCCATGATGGCGCTGGCGGCGATCGGCATGCTCGTCGTCATCGCGGGCGCCTTCCTGGGCCTGGGCCTGTGGCAGGTGCGCTGGCAGCGCAAGCTGGTGGTGCTCAACAACAAGCTGAACAACCAGGCGTTCCAGACCCTGCGCGGGCTGCCGAAGCTGCGGGTGGCGGCGGCCGAGAACTACGCCTACGCGGCCTGGGCCTCGGAGTTCGCCCGCAGCCGTGAACTGCAGCAGAAGGTCGGTCGCATCAAGAACCTGACCACGGTGATGGGCGCGGTGTATCTGCCGCTGTGCACCCTGCTGATGTTCATGCTGCTGGCGGGCCCGGCGCGCGGGGTGATGTCGGCGGCAGCGTTCCTCACCTTCAACACTTCGGTGACGATGCTGCTGACCTCGGTGACCCAGCTGACCGGCGCGTTCGTGTCTGCGGTGGCCGCGCTGCCGCTGTTCGAGGAGATCAAACCGGTGCTGGAGGCGACGCCGGAGGTGCGCACGGCGAGCACCCGGCCGGGCCCGCTGTCCGGCGCGATCGAGGCGCGGCGGCTGTCGTTCCGGTATTCGGACGACGGCCCGCTCGCCCTGGACGACGTGTCGTTCGCGATCCGTCCGGGCGAGTTCGTGGCGATCGTCGGCCCCAGCGGCTGCGGCAAGTCGACGCTGCTGAGGCTCCTGATCGGCTTCGACAAACCGGTCTCGGGCAGTGTGCTGTACGACGGCCAGGACCTGGGCGCGCTCGACCAGTCGGCCGTCCGCCGCCAGTGCGGCGTCGTCCTGCAGCACGCGCAGCCCTTCACCGGCTCCATCCTGGACGTCATCTGCGGCACCGAGCCGTACACGCCGGAAGAGGCGATGGCGGCGGCCGGGATGGCGGGACTCGCCGAGGACATCAAGCGGATGCCGATGGGCCTGCACACGATCGTGTCGGGCAGCGGTGCCGTCTCCGGCGGCCAGCGCCAACGCCTCATGATCGCGCAGGCGTTGATCCGCCGGCCGCGCATCCTCTTCTTCGACGAGGCGACCAGCGCCCTCGACAACGAGACACAGCGCACGGTGATCGAGTCCACGAAGGCCCTCAACGCCACCCGCATCGTCATCGCGCACCGCCTGTCCACGGTTTTGGACGCGGACCGCGTGATCGTCATGGAGGACGGCAAGGTCGCCCAGCAGGGCCCGCCCGCGCAGCTGCTGGCGGACACGAGCGGGCGGCTGCACGAGCTGGTGCGCCGGCAGATGGCGTGA
- a CDS encoding SRPBCC family protein has protein sequence MAAEPTGTYLTLDDGRPAVRFSRIYDHPVERVWQFVTDAQELAHWFPSRAEIDPRPGGTITFSGDPNMPESTGRVLALDEPRHLSFEWGGDELHFDLEALDDKRTRFTLTNVLQAADTSARNGAGWEVCLAALDARARGEHVGGPHAGAGVPWKEFYEEYVRTGVPSGAPVPGMD, from the coding sequence ATGGCCGCTGAACCCACCGGCACGTATCTCACCCTGGACGACGGCCGTCCGGCCGTCCGCTTCAGCCGCATCTACGACCATCCGGTCGAGCGGGTCTGGCAGTTCGTCACCGACGCGCAGGAACTCGCCCACTGGTTCCCGTCCCGAGCGGAGATCGACCCGCGCCCCGGCGGCACCATCACCTTCAGCGGCGACCCGAACATGCCCGAGTCCACGGGCCGGGTCCTCGCCCTCGACGAGCCGCGCCACCTGTCCTTCGAGTGGGGCGGCGACGAACTGCACTTCGACCTCGAGGCACTGGACGACAAGCGCACCCGCTTCACCCTCACCAACGTCCTGCAGGCCGCCGACACCTCCGCCCGCAACGGTGCCGGCTGGGAGGTGTGCCTGGCAGCCCTGGACGCGAGGGCGCGCGGTGAGCACGTCGGGGGGCCGCACGCCGGGGCGGGCGTCCCCTGGAAGGAGTTCTACGAGGAGTACGTCAGGACGGGTGTGCCTTCCGGCGCCCCCGTCCCCGGCATGGACTGA
- a CDS encoding SpoIIE family protein phosphatase translates to MVGVPDGQTSAQAPAAARTRVGRPLLSLALASMMDDVHAHSGAVYLLASREPVLEMAVMAGLPRAFAAPWERVGLSAPIPVADAVRTRRLVWVGGEEEMARRYPRIAVVLPYPFALAAMPVATESTAYGAVFVTWPGAHPPELSDRERDHLTAACDRLAIRLERALEDSLPPLHEPDLLGVPPVGGAAGTLGTVEAARMVARLPYGLCSLDLHGRICFANAAAAELIGLPVSKLLGTQLWASVPWLNDPVYEDRYRAALLSQHTTSFVAVRPPGDWLSFRMYPSTTGLSVRVTRARAVAEMNRAGPQPGDAPSRLVTISQVLTLAGALTEAVGVQDVVQLVADEVAPAAGSQALVVLGSRAGRLHVLGHHGYPDASVVERFDGLPLAEPTPGTNALNTGVPAFFDSREQLERVYRSRLATPDGFEAWAYLPLIASGRPVGTCVLAYAEPHPFPADERAVLTSLGGLIAQALERALLYDAKHQLAHGLQAALLPHSLPTLPGIDAASRYLPATDGMEIGGDFYDLVPTQGMAAAVIGDVQGHNVTAAGLMGQIRTAVRAYTTVGQPPEEVMRSTNRLLIDLGTELFASCLYLRLDPARGRAVMARAGHPPPLLRRPDGRVRVLDLAGGPLLGIDASAVYPTTQVDLAPGSVLALYTDGLIESPGIDIEDALAGLGQRLAEAGELPLDELADDLVQHSAAARERLDDVALLLLRARAQA, encoded by the coding sequence GTGGTCGGCGTGCCCGACGGGCAGACGTCCGCGCAGGCTCCGGCGGCCGCGCGGACGCGAGTGGGCCGTCCGCTGCTGTCCCTTGCGCTGGCGTCGATGATGGACGACGTCCACGCGCACTCAGGCGCGGTGTATCTGCTGGCGTCCCGCGAACCGGTCCTGGAGATGGCCGTGATGGCGGGGCTGCCGCGGGCCTTCGCCGCGCCGTGGGAGCGGGTGGGACTCAGCGCGCCCATCCCGGTCGCCGACGCCGTGCGTACGCGGCGGCTGGTGTGGGTGGGTGGCGAGGAGGAGATGGCGCGCCGCTATCCGCGCATCGCCGTCGTGCTGCCGTACCCCTTCGCACTGGCCGCGATGCCGGTGGCGACGGAGTCGACGGCGTACGGCGCGGTCTTCGTGACCTGGCCCGGCGCCCATCCGCCCGAGCTGTCCGACCGGGAGCGGGACCATCTGACCGCGGCCTGCGACCGGCTCGCCATCCGGCTGGAGCGCGCACTGGAGGACAGTCTTCCGCCGCTGCACGAACCCGATCTGCTCGGCGTACCGCCGGTGGGCGGCGCGGCCGGCACGCTCGGCACGGTGGAGGCGGCACGGATGGTGGCACGGCTTCCGTACGGGCTGTGCTCGCTCGATCTGCACGGGCGGATCTGCTTCGCCAACGCGGCCGCGGCCGAGCTGATCGGGCTCCCGGTCAGCAAACTGCTGGGCACTCAGCTGTGGGCGTCGGTGCCCTGGCTGAACGACCCGGTGTACGAGGACCGCTACCGGGCCGCGCTGCTCAGCCAGCACACCACCTCGTTCGTGGCGGTCCGGCCGCCCGGGGACTGGCTGTCGTTCCGGATGTATCCCAGTACGACCGGGCTCAGTGTGCGGGTCACGCGGGCGCGGGCGGTGGCGGAGATGAACCGGGCCGGGCCGCAGCCCGGCGACGCCCCCTCCCGGCTGGTCACCATTTCGCAGGTGCTGACCCTGGCCGGTGCGCTGACCGAGGCCGTGGGGGTGCAGGACGTGGTGCAGCTGGTCGCGGACGAGGTCGCGCCGGCCGCGGGCAGCCAGGCTCTCGTGGTGCTCGGCTCGCGGGCCGGGCGGCTGCACGTGCTGGGGCACCACGGGTATCCGGACGCAAGCGTCGTGGAGCGGTTCGACGGACTTCCGCTGGCGGAACCGACACCGGGCACGAACGCCCTGAACACCGGGGTTCCGGCGTTCTTCGACTCCCGGGAGCAGCTGGAGCGCGTGTACCGGTCACGGCTCGCCACGCCGGACGGCTTCGAGGCCTGGGCCTATCTGCCGCTGATCGCCTCAGGGCGCCCGGTGGGCACGTGTGTGCTCGCCTACGCCGAACCACACCCGTTCCCCGCGGACGAGCGGGCGGTGCTGACCAGCCTGGGCGGTCTGATCGCGCAGGCACTGGAGCGTGCCCTGCTCTACGACGCCAAGCACCAGCTGGCCCACGGCCTGCAGGCCGCCCTGCTGCCGCACTCACTGCCGACGCTGCCCGGCATCGACGCCGCCTCCCGCTATCTGCCCGCCACCGACGGCATGGAGATCGGCGGCGACTTCTACGACCTGGTCCCCACACAGGGCATGGCCGCGGCGGTGATCGGGGACGTGCAGGGGCACAACGTGACCGCGGCCGGGCTGATGGGACAGATCCGCACCGCCGTCCGTGCCTACACGACCGTCGGACAGCCACCCGAGGAGGTCATGCGCAGCACCAACCGGCTGCTCATCGACCTCGGCACCGAACTGTTCGCCAGTTGCCTGTACCTGCGTCTCGATCCCGCGCGCGGGCGGGCCGTGATGGCCCGGGCGGGTCATCCGCCGCCGCTGCTGCGCCGTCCCGACGGCCGGGTGCGGGTGCTCGATCTCGCCGGTGGCCCGCTCCTGGGCATCGACGCCTCGGCCGTCTATCCGACGACGCAGGTCGACCTCGCGCCCGGTTCCGTGCTCGCCCTCTACACGGACGGGCTGATCGAGTCCCCCGGCATCGACATCGAGGACGCGCTCGCCGGGCTCGGCCAGCGACTCGCCGAAGCCGGGGAGCTGCCCCTGGACGAGCTCGCCGACGATCTCGTCCAGCACAGCGCGGCCGCCAGGGAACGCCTCGACGACGTGGCGTTGCTGCTGCTCAGAGCCCGTGCGCAGGCCTGA
- a CDS encoding HlyD family efflux transporter periplasmic adaptor subunit: protein MQFRQQALAKLQSPEELDLPVRFARPQGWLVLSVTVVAMAAASVWAVTGSVTSTVGAPAILTHGEGSYILQSPVAGQVTAVLAKQGERLPADSPVLKVRTSQGATVVRTVAAGRITGLAATIGQIIQTGANVAAVEKVAKADDPLYATVYVPAENAASIPANAAVDLTVSSVPTQTYGVLRGHVKSVDRSAQSAQQIASFLGDSQLGEQFTKSGRPVAVLVRLDKSSGTRSGYRWSSKDGPPFDLTSMTLASGSIRLADQRPVDWLLP from the coding sequence GTGCAGTTCCGCCAGCAGGCCCTCGCCAAGCTCCAGTCGCCGGAGGAACTCGACCTACCGGTGCGTTTCGCCCGCCCTCAGGGCTGGCTCGTGCTGTCCGTGACGGTGGTCGCGATGGCGGCCGCCTCGGTGTGGGCGGTGACCGGTTCGGTGACCTCCACGGTCGGCGCGCCCGCCATCCTCACGCACGGTGAGGGCAGTTACATCCTGCAGAGCCCGGTCGCGGGCCAGGTGACCGCTGTGCTGGCCAAGCAGGGTGAGCGGCTGCCGGCCGACTCCCCGGTGCTCAAGGTCCGTACGAGCCAGGGCGCCACCGTCGTCCGCACGGTGGCGGCGGGCCGGATCACGGGACTGGCCGCCACCATCGGCCAGATCATTCAGACCGGCGCGAACGTCGCCGCGGTGGAGAAGGTCGCCAAGGCCGACGATCCCCTCTACGCCACGGTCTACGTCCCCGCCGAGAACGCGGCCTCCATCCCCGCGAACGCCGCCGTGGACCTGACCGTCTCGTCGGTGCCGACGCAGACGTACGGCGTGCTGCGCGGTCATGTGAAGTCGGTGGACCGCTCGGCCCAGTCGGCCCAGCAGATCGCCTCGTTCCTCGGGGACAGCCAGCTCGGCGAGCAGTTCACCAAGTCGGGCCGCCCGGTCGCCGTACTCGTACGCCTGGACAAGTCGTCCGGCACGAGGAGCGGTTACCGGTGGTCGTCCAAGGACGGGCCGCCGTTCGACCTCACCTCCATGACCCTGGCCTCGGGTTCCATCCGGCTGGCCGATCAGCGTCCCGTCGATTGGCTGCTGCCGTGA
- a CDS encoding type A2 lantipeptide: MNSTPRVETVEISDAELDNVSGGLSVNAVNTVTGALDGIAPVSGLVDTAVGTVEGVTGLNTAPVTGLVAGL, from the coding sequence ATGAACTCCACCCCCCGTGTTGAGACCGTCGAGATCTCTGACGCCGAGCTCGACAACGTCTCCGGCGGTCTTTCGGTGAACGCGGTCAACACCGTCACCGGTGCGCTGGACGGCATTGCTCCCGTTTCCGGCCTGGTCGACACCGCCGTCGGCACCGTCGAGGGTGTGACCGGCCTGAACACCGCCCCGGTCACGGGCCTGGTCGCCGGTCTCTGA
- a CDS encoding NHLP family bacteriocin export ABC transporter peptidase/permease/ATPase subunit — protein MSTAQETRSRRRAAPPKRPVPVGRAKTVRTPTVLQMEAVECGAASLAMVLGHYGKHVPLEELRIACGVSRDGSRASNLLKAARSYGLTAKGMQMDTAALAEVKTPAVLFWEFNHYVVYDGMGRRFGRRGVYINDPGKGRRFVPMEDFDGSFTGVVLVMEPGEGFAKGGRRPGVLGAMPARLRGTAGTMPAAVLASLLLVAVGAAVPALSRTYIDEFLIGGQTSLLGVLFASMGTSVLLTIVLTWLQQANLLRGRIVSSTLSSARFLRHLLRLPVTFFSQRSPADLVQRLQSNDAVAETLARDLAAAGVDAVVVVLYAILLYTYDPQLTFLGIGVALLNIVAMRVVIRLRATRTAKLRADSARLTNTAYTGLQLIETMKATGGEDGYFRKWAGQHATTLEEQQRLGVPSAWLGVVAPTLAALNSALILWIGGMRAVEGGISVGLLVAFQALVTRFTAPITRLNGVAGRIQDFAADVARLKDVENFRADPLYGRPGAGDSTRRLHGHVELQNITFGYNPLDKPLLTGFDLTVGPGQQVALVGGSGSGKSTVSRLISGLYTPWEGVIRIDGRRLDDIPRGALAASVSFVDQEVFLFEGSVRDNVALWDPSISDDAVVDALRDAALHDVVTRRPGGIHSKVEQDGRNFSGGQRQRLEIARALVRRPSILVLDEVTSALDAETEQVVMDNLRRRGCACVVIAHRLSTVRDSDEIVVLQHGTIVERGRHEELVTRGGAYAALVRER, from the coding sequence GTGAGCACCGCACAGGAGACGCGGAGCAGGCGTCGCGCCGCTCCGCCCAAGCGTCCCGTTCCCGTGGGCAGGGCGAAGACCGTCCGCACTCCCACCGTGCTCCAGATGGAGGCGGTGGAGTGCGGCGCGGCCTCTCTGGCGATGGTCCTCGGCCACTACGGCAAGCACGTCCCGCTGGAGGAGCTGCGCATCGCGTGCGGTGTCTCCCGCGACGGCTCGCGCGCCAGCAACCTGCTGAAGGCGGCCCGCAGCTACGGCCTCACCGCCAAGGGCATGCAGATGGACACGGCCGCCCTCGCCGAGGTGAAGACGCCGGCCGTCCTGTTCTGGGAGTTCAACCACTACGTCGTCTACGACGGCATGGGGCGCCGCTTCGGCCGCCGCGGGGTCTACATCAACGACCCCGGCAAGGGCCGCCGTTTCGTGCCCATGGAGGACTTCGACGGCAGTTTCACCGGTGTCGTGCTGGTCATGGAGCCGGGCGAGGGCTTCGCCAAGGGCGGCCGCAGGCCCGGTGTGCTCGGCGCGATGCCGGCCCGGCTGCGCGGCACCGCGGGCACGATGCCCGCCGCGGTCCTGGCGAGCCTGCTGCTGGTCGCGGTCGGCGCGGCCGTGCCGGCGCTCAGCCGGACCTACATCGACGAGTTCCTGATCGGCGGGCAGACCTCCCTGCTCGGCGTGCTGTTCGCGTCGATGGGTACGTCCGTGCTGCTCACGATCGTGCTGACCTGGCTGCAGCAGGCGAATCTGCTGCGCGGCCGCATCGTCTCCTCCACCCTCTCCAGCGCCCGGTTCCTGCGGCATCTGCTGCGGCTGCCCGTCACCTTCTTCTCCCAGCGCAGCCCGGCCGACCTGGTACAGCGTCTGCAGTCCAACGACGCCGTGGCCGAGACCCTGGCCCGCGATCTGGCGGCGGCGGGCGTCGACGCGGTGGTCGTCGTGCTCTACGCGATCCTCCTCTACACCTACGACCCGCAACTCACCTTCCTCGGCATCGGCGTCGCCCTGTTGAACATCGTCGCGATGCGCGTCGTCATCCGTCTGCGCGCGACCCGGACGGCGAAGCTGCGCGCGGACAGCGCCCGGCTCACCAACACCGCCTACACCGGGCTGCAGTTGATCGAGACGATGAAGGCGACCGGCGGTGAGGACGGCTACTTCCGCAAGTGGGCCGGTCAGCATGCCACCACGCTGGAGGAGCAGCAGCGGCTCGGGGTGCCGAGCGCCTGGCTGGGTGTGGTCGCGCCGACGCTGGCCGCCCTGAACAGCGCCCTGATCCTGTGGATCGGCGGCATGCGCGCGGTGGAGGGAGGCATCTCGGTGGGCCTGCTGGTCGCCTTCCAGGCCCTGGTCACGCGCTTCACCGCACCCATCACCCGGCTCAACGGCGTGGCGGGCCGCATCCAGGACTTCGCCGCCGACGTGGCCCGTCTGAAGGACGTCGAGAACTTCCGGGCCGACCCGCTCTACGGCCGCCCCGGCGCCGGCGACTCCACGCGCCGCCTGCACGGCCACGTCGAACTGCAGAACATCACCTTCGGCTACAACCCGCTCGACAAGCCGCTGCTCACCGGCTTCGACCTGACCGTCGGCCCCGGCCAGCAGGTCGCCCTCGTGGGCGGATCCGGCAGCGGCAAGTCCACGGTCTCGCGCCTGATATCGGGCCTGTACACCCCCTGGGAAGGCGTGATCCGCATCGACGGCCGACGCCTGGACGACATCCCGCGCGGCGCGCTCGCGGCGTCCGTCTCCTTCGTGGACCAGGAGGTCTTCCTGTTCGAGGGCTCGGTCCGCGACAACGTCGCCCTGTGGGATCCCTCGATTTCCGACGACGCCGTGGTGGACGCGCTGCGGGACGCGGCGCTCCACGACGTCGTGACGCGCCGCCCCGGCGGCATCCACAGCAAGGTCGAGCAGGACGGCCGCAACTTCTCCGGCGGGCAGCGTCAACGCCTGGAGATCGCAAGGGCGTTGGTGCGCAGGCCGAGCATCCTGGTGCTCGACGAGGTGACGAGCGCCCTGGACGCGGAGACGGAACAGGTCGTGATGGACAACCTGCGCCGGCGCGGCTGCGCGTGTGTGGTGATCGCGCACCGGCTCAGCACCGTGCGTGACAGCGACGAGATCGTGGTGCTCCAGCACGGCACGATCGTGGAGCGCGGACGGCACGAGGAGCTGGTGACGCGCGGTGGCGCGTACGCGGCGCTGGTCAGGGAGCGATGA